The following coding sequences are from one Portunus trituberculatus isolate SZX2019 chromosome 6, ASM1759143v1, whole genome shotgun sequence window:
- the LOC123517067 gene encoding protein archease-like translates to MEDEGTQEVIKPTPEEIATIPEVKYEYLDHPADIQIHAWGANLKEAYEQAATAMFGYMTEIDTVEMTEVREVEAEADDLQGLLFHFLDECLFVFSCDPYFITRKVVITEWVIGGDGDGGGGDGAMKVCAKLYGEEFQLGKHPQGTEVKAITYASMQVYNEPNQHEVFVIVDI, encoded by the coding sequence ATGGAGGACGAGGGCACACAGGAAGTCATCAAACCCACACCAGAGGAGATCGCAACCATCCCGGAGGTGAAATATGAGTACCTAGATCACCCAGCTGACATACAGATACATGCTTGGGGTGCCAACTTGAAGGAGGCATATGAACAGGCAGCCACAGCAATGTTTGGGTACATGACGGAGATTGACACTGTGGAGATGACGGAAGTGCgggaggtggaggcggaggcTGACGATCTCCAGggcctcctcttccacttccttgatGAGTGCTTGTTTGTCTTCAGCTGTGATCCATACTTCATTACTCGAAAGGTTGTGATTACTGAGTGggtgattggtggtgatggtgatggtggtggtggtgatggtgcaatGAAGGTGTGTGCAAAGCTTTACGGGGAGGAGTTCCAGCTGGGCAAACATCCGCAAGGCACAGAGGTGAAGGCCATCACCTATGCCAGCATGCAGGTGTACAATGAGCCGAATCAGCATGAGGTGTTTGTTA